From Nitrospiria bacterium, the proteins below share one genomic window:
- a CDS encoding aldo/keto reductase, translating to MIKFTAYNNVAIPSFLYGTAWKKEATARLVQLAVASGFTAVDTANQLIHYDEALVGEALLALGRKGVKREALFLQTKFTPAGGQDHRTPYDASADITTQVGQSFESSLKHLHTDYIDSYVLHGPYSRAGLGAEDWEVWAALEGIHRSGKAKMIGISNVNAGQLRLLCEKAAVKPMVVQNRCYAVTGWDQDVREVCRARGIIYQGFSLLTANRDILGDPDIAAIALRLGTGPLQVIFRFAMQIGILPLTGTTSERHMKEDLEALNLELTPDETKLIETIAV from the coding sequence ATGATTAAATTTACGGCCTATAACAACGTCGCCATCCCTTCCTTTCTGTACGGAACCGCCTGGAAGAAGGAGGCCACCGCGAGACTGGTTCAGCTGGCCGTTGCTTCGGGCTTCACCGCCGTCGACACGGCCAATCAGCTCATCCATTACGATGAAGCCCTCGTGGGCGAGGCCCTGCTTGCGCTCGGCCGGAAGGGCGTCAAGCGGGAAGCGCTTTTTCTGCAGACCAAGTTTACGCCGGCCGGGGGCCAGGACCATCGCACGCCCTATGACGCCTCCGCGGATATCACCACCCAGGTCGGACAGTCCTTTGAAAGCTCGCTGAAACACCTTCATACGGACTACATCGACTCTTATGTCCTGCACGGACCCTATTCACGCGCGGGACTGGGAGCGGAGGACTGGGAGGTTTGGGCCGCGCTGGAAGGGATCCATCGGTCGGGCAAAGCGAAGATGATCGGCATCTCCAACGTCAACGCCGGACAATTAAGACTGCTGTGCGAGAAGGCGGCCGTCAAGCCCATGGTGGTGCAGAACCGCTGTTATGCCGTTACGGGCTGGGACCAAGACGTCCGGGAGGTCTGCCGGGCCCGCGGGATCATCTATCAGGGCTTCTCGCTCTTGACCGCGAACCGGGATATCCTGGGCGATCCGGACATCGCGGCGATCGCCCTGCGCCTGGGGACGGGTCCTCTTCAGGTCATCTTCCGCTTTGCGATGCAAATCGGGATTCTGCCGTTGACCGGAACGACGAGCGAGCGGCACATGAAGGAGGATTTAGAAGCCCTGAACCTGGAACTCACCCCGGATGAAACGAAGTTGATTGAAACGATCGCGGTGTAA
- a CDS encoding isoprenylcysteine carboxylmethyltransferase family protein produces the protein MRVDNGEHPFSHLGQLLCLALFLVLWVVDSFVLHLSTSLSNFVPLYVRLVFLGLSLAGAVYLVRSAHGVVRPDERPAGVVTTGAFKYVRHPIYLGSLLTYLGLAISTGSLLSLALLAGIFLFHNSIASYEEEVLLARFGEEYGRYKKRTGKWVPRIGGRAEETDAV, from the coding sequence ATGCGGGTCGATAACGGCGAACATCCTTTCAGCCACCTAGGCCAGTTGCTCTGCCTTGCTTTGTTTCTGGTTCTTTGGGTAGTGGACTCGTTTGTCCTTCACCTGTCGACATCCCTCTCGAATTTCGTGCCGCTGTATGTCCGGCTGGTCTTCCTGGGACTTTCTCTGGCCGGCGCCGTCTATCTTGTCCGCTCCGCGCACGGGGTCGTCCGTCCGGACGAGCGTCCGGCCGGCGTGGTGACGACCGGAGCCTTCAAATACGTAAGGCATCCCATCTATCTGGGAAGCCTCCTGACCTACCTCGGACTTGCGATCTCGACGGGATCGCTTCTCTCCCTCGCGTTGCTCGCGGGGATCTTTCTTTTCCACAATTCCATTGCGAGCTATGAGGAAGAAGTGCTGCTGGCGAGGTTCGGAGAGGAGTATGGACGCTATAAGAAAAGAACGGGGAAATGGGTTCCGAGAATCGGCGGAAGGGCTGAGGAAACCGATGCCGTCTAA
- a CDS encoding cytochrome c encodes MPGLFLFISQNSSIQCPSRYPRSLMKSFIAIPIMVTISLGSLPVFATGGVENDPCKVLVPSELLAQVKAMKNPLPSSLKIIDDGKAIYEGKGTCFTCHGLSGKGDGDKAKSLDPAPRNLTNPKFQDCKTDGEIFWVIRYGIPGTGIMPLTNIHTLPKGVLITDNEAWTLTQYVRTFKGK; translated from the coding sequence ATGCCCGGCCTCTTTTTGTTCATCTCTCAAAACTCATCCATCCAGTGTCCGTCACGTTATCCGCGTTCTTTAATGAAGAGTTTTATCGCTATCCCAATTATGGTCACTATCAGTCTCGGCTCCTTACCTGTGTTCGCAACAGGTGGGGTTGAGAATGATCCATGTAAAGTGCTCGTGCCATCTGAACTGCTCGCTCAAGTAAAGGCCATGAAAAACCCGCTTCCTTCCAGTCTGAAAATTATTGATGATGGAAAAGCTATATACGAAGGCAAGGGGACCTGTTTTACCTGTCATGGTTTGAGCGGCAAAGGGGACGGAGATAAAGCAAAATCTCTGGATCCCGCTCCTCGAAATCTCACGAATCCAAAATTCCAAGATTGCAAAACGGATGGAGAAATATTCTGGGTCATCAGGTATGGAATCCCAGGTACTGGCATTATGCCATTGACCAACATACATACTCTTCCTAAAGGTGTTCTTATTACTGATAACGAGGCTTGGACGCTTACCCAATACGTGCGGACCTTCAAGGGTAAATAA